A genome region from Planctomycetota bacterium includes the following:
- a CDS encoding tryptophan 7-halogenase: MTQAADQHTQVIVIGGGPSGATCSTLLAQHGLKVELFEREHFPRFHIGESLIPETYWVLQRLNMLDKMRASHFVQKHSVQFVSESGRISEPFYFWDNKPHECSQTWQVLRSEFDTMMLNNAREHGVNAHEGVRVLEVLFEGTKACGVRIQEENGTERVVTADVVVDASGQSALISNRLKTRRVIEDLKKGAVWTYWRGAYRDQGRDEGATMVLQTKGKQGWFWYIPLHNNMVSVGVVADFRYLFDGRGSHEQIYREELEKCPECLRRVSMGEQCAGFYATKDYSYRSTEVAGDGWVLIGDAYGFLDPLYSSGVLLALRSGMLAADTIAEAFQQRDFSGTLLGKWGPDYNRGVDRMKRLVCEYYDGFSFGRFVKKNPTLKGHLTDLLIGDLFDTKVDDVFPPMDAMRAESMAKAAPE, translated from the coding sequence ATGACTCAAGCAGCAGACCAGCACACGCAAGTGATCGTCATCGGCGGCGGCCCCAGCGGCGCCACCTGCTCGACGTTATTGGCTCAGCATGGCCTCAAGGTGGAACTCTTCGAGCGCGAGCACTTCCCGCGGTTTCACATCGGCGAATCGCTGATTCCGGAGACCTATTGGGTGCTCCAGCGGCTGAACATGCTCGACAAGATGCGGGCTAGCCATTTCGTGCAAAAGCACAGCGTCCAGTTCGTCAGCGAGAGTGGCCGCATCTCGGAGCCGTTCTACTTCTGGGACAACAAGCCGCACGAATGTTCGCAAACCTGGCAGGTGCTGCGGAGCGAGTTCGACACCATGATGTTGAACAACGCCCGGGAACATGGCGTGAACGCCCACGAAGGGGTCCGCGTGCTGGAAGTGCTGTTTGAAGGGACCAAGGCGTGCGGCGTGCGGATTCAGGAGGAAAACGGGACCGAGCGTGTGGTGACGGCCGACGTGGTGGTCGACGCCAGCGGCCAATCGGCGCTGATCTCCAATCGCTTGAAGACCCGGCGAGTGATCGAGGATTTGAAGAAGGGAGCGGTCTGGACCTATTGGCGCGGCGCTTATCGCGACCAGGGGCGCGACGAAGGGGCCACGATGGTCCTGCAGACCAAGGGAAAGCAGGGCTGGTTCTGGTACATCCCGCTGCACAACAACATGGTCAGCGTCGGCGTCGTGGCGGACTTCCGCTACTTGTTCGACGGCCGCGGCAGCCACGAGCAGATTTATCGCGAGGAATTGGAGAAATGCCCCGAGTGCCTGCGCCGCGTGTCAATGGGAGAGCAGTGTGCCGGGTTCTACGCCACCAAGGATTACTCGTATCGCTCGACCGAAGTGGCCGGCGACGGCTGGGTGTTGATCGGTGACGCGTATGGATTCCTGGACCCGCTGTATTCGTCGGGCGTGCTGCTGGCGCTGCGCAGCGGCATGCTCGCGGCCGACACGATTGCCGAAGCGTTCCAGCAGCGTGACTTCTCGGGGACGCTGTTGGGAAAGTGGGGGCCGGACTACAACCGCGGCGTGGACCGGATGAAGCGGCTGGTCTGCGAATACTACGACGGCTTCAGCTTCGGCCGGTTCGTGAAGAAAAACCCCACGCTGAAGGGGCACCTGACCGACTTGCTGATCGGCGACTTGTTCGATACCAAGGTCGACGACGTCTTCCCG
- a CDS encoding MarR family transcriptional regulator, with protein sequence MKTRPKPRHFDSLEQEAFLNLWRTYDRLRTAEGELFERFGLTPQQYNALRLLRGNHPESCPTLVLQARLVSRAPDITRMVDHLESRGWIERRRAGDRRVVQVAITDAGLKLLTEMDEPVRECHHRQLGHLSRAQLEQLVTLLQAARQPHEQSESHWSNGGATASPSS encoded by the coding sequence ATGAAAACCCGACCCAAGCCCCGGCATTTCGACTCGCTCGAGCAGGAAGCGTTCCTCAACCTGTGGCGGACCTACGACCGGTTGCGCACGGCCGAGGGAGAGCTGTTCGAGCGGTTCGGACTGACACCTCAACAGTACAACGCGCTACGCTTGTTGCGTGGCAATCATCCGGAAAGTTGTCCGACCTTGGTGCTGCAGGCCCGGCTCGTCTCGCGAGCACCGGACATTACGCGGATGGTCGACCACTTGGAGTCGCGCGGCTGGATCGAGCGGCGCCGCGCCGGCGATCGCCGCGTGGTCCAAGTCGCCATCACCGACGCCGGACTGAAGCTGCTGACCGAAATGGACGAGCCGGTCCGCGAGTGTCACCATCGGCAACTAGGTCACTTGTCACGCGCGCAACTTGAACAACTAGTAACCCTCTTACAAGCCGCCCGCCAACCTCACGAACAATCGGAAAGTCACTGGTCCAACGGCGGAGCAACAGCCTCACCAAGCAGCTAA
- a CDS encoding FkbM family methyltransferase codes for MLKLPGILRWLRRFGFPRKLGILDRCYGRVLSRQGIVWVEAANGIVWKLDLANSTHRWIVYGSYEGPALHRWAAAHLPADAVIVDSGANIGQMSLSLAPLIPRGRLLAFEPGQEQADWLAECLSRNPQLPIELIRLGLSDANRAAFLAACGAAEKHGAQNAVDESQGAPIQLARLEDELARRSIDRVQLWKLDVEGHELAALAGAKSLLEQKRIGALYIELYGENGARIVEYLERLDYGCSILDESGRPHGVAQLPEFVNGLFVPK; via the coding sequence ATGCTCAAACTTCCTGGGATATTGCGCTGGCTGCGGCGCTTCGGATTCCCTCGCAAATTGGGGATTCTCGATCGTTGTTATGGCCGCGTGTTGAGCCGGCAGGGCATCGTATGGGTTGAAGCTGCAAATGGGATTGTTTGGAAGCTCGATCTGGCCAATAGCACCCATCGTTGGATCGTGTACGGCTCCTACGAAGGGCCGGCGTTGCATCGCTGGGCCGCGGCGCATCTGCCCGCCGATGCGGTGATTGTCGACTCGGGCGCCAATATCGGGCAAATGTCGCTTTCTTTGGCGCCGCTCATTCCGCGCGGTCGGCTCCTGGCCTTTGAGCCGGGGCAGGAACAAGCAGACTGGCTGGCCGAATGTTTGAGCCGAAATCCTCAATTGCCGATCGAACTCATCCGGCTTGGTTTAAGTGACGCCAACAGAGCGGCTTTTCTGGCCGCTTGCGGCGCCGCGGAGAAACACGGCGCGCAAAACGCCGTGGACGAATCGCAGGGCGCACCCATTCAGCTGGCCAGGTTGGAAGACGAGCTTGCTCGACGGTCAATCGACCGGGTTCAGCTCTGGAAGCTCGACGTGGAGGGGCACGAACTAGCAGCGCTGGCTGGCGCGAAGTCGCTACTCGAACAGAAGCGGATTGGTGCCCTCTATATTGAACTCTACGGTGAAAATGGGGCCAGGATCGTCGAGTACCTCGAACGCCTCGATTACGGTTGTTCGATCCTCGACGAATCGGGGCGGCCGCATGGCGTCGCGCAACTTCCGGAATTCGTTAATGGCTTGTTTGTGCCAAAATGA
- a CDS encoding saccharopine dehydrogenase NADP-binding domain-containing protein, with translation MLDSWLLYGANGYTGKLIAEAVGTARAKPILAGRSAANIEPLAARLGCEARVFDLTDAVAVREGLRDVALVLNCAGPFSKTATPMMAACLDAGVHYLDITGEIDVIEYAAHLDSRAKQAGTVLMPAVGFDVVPSDCLARAVAESLPGATHLTLAFTSSGGFSRGTAKTMLESLPDGPRHRSAGRIVQARDIARTRRISFPSGLRQARAVPWGDVASAYYTTGIPNIATYVALDRADAWQMSILGVFAPLLRSKGILRWLQSQVDRRPPGPNDQALQDSRAEFWCEVRDDEGHQSVGTLQTPGGYALTILTALAVVDEVLADRIPPGFHTPAKPLGWQFIERVASTQVMMA, from the coding sequence ATGCTCGATAGCTGGCTGCTGTATGGGGCGAATGGATACACCGGCAAGTTAATTGCCGAGGCGGTCGGCACGGCGCGCGCCAAGCCGATTCTGGCTGGCCGCTCGGCGGCGAACATCGAACCGTTGGCGGCGCGGCTCGGTTGTGAAGCTCGGGTGTTCGATCTGACCGATGCAGTGGCCGTGCGTGAAGGCCTGCGCGATGTCGCGCTGGTCCTCAATTGCGCCGGGCCGTTCTCCAAGACGGCCACGCCGATGATGGCCGCGTGCCTGGACGCGGGCGTTCATTACTTGGACATCACCGGCGAGATCGACGTCATCGAGTATGCCGCCCATCTCGATTCGCGCGCCAAGCAGGCCGGCACGGTTCTGATGCCGGCGGTTGGCTTTGACGTGGTGCCGAGCGATTGTCTGGCGCGAGCGGTGGCCGAGTCGTTGCCCGGCGCGACGCACTTGACGCTGGCCTTCACCAGCAGCGGCGGCTTCAGCCGCGGCACCGCCAAGACGATGCTCGAAAGTCTGCCCGATGGGCCGCGTCACCGCTCGGCCGGGCGCATTGTTCAGGCACGCGACATCGCGCGTACGCGCAGGATCTCTTTTCCCAGTGGATTGCGCCAAGCACGTGCCGTGCCGTGGGGGGACGTGGCCAGCGCGTATTACACGACCGGCATCCCGAACATCGCCACCTATGTCGCCCTCGATCGAGCGGACGCCTGGCAGATGTCGATCCTGGGTGTGTTCGCCCCCTTGCTACGATCGAAGGGAATCTTGCGCTGGCTGCAAAGTCAAGTCGATCGTCGCCCGCCGGGGCCGAATGACCAGGCGTTGCAAGACAGCCGGGCCGAGTTCTGGTGCGAGGTCCGCGATGACGAGGGGCATCAAAGCGTCGGCACCCTGCAAACGCCCGGCGGTTATGCTCTGACGATCCTGACCGCGCTGGCCGTGGTCGACGAGGTTCTTGCCGACCGCATCCCGCCAGGGTTTCACACCCCAGCCAAGCCCCTGGGCTGGCAATTCATCGAGCGGGTGGCAAGCACACAAGTAATGATGGCATAA